A part of Pseudomonadota bacterium genomic DNA contains:
- a CDS encoding GNAT family N-acetyltransferase produces the protein MSTLGIRLATAADADAIANLSRELLAFYGIQAPAPRWVMAESIRSNVFSPANGSGPPAPGIEVLLADRDGIAVGLLAFVQVYSVAVCQGTFFIQDIFVSERWRGEGVGRQMMDALAKLAGERGVDQIDWTADPWNDRARRFYDRLGPVQRADKVFYRMAGPNLRFFTRRVR, from the coding sequence ATGTCAACGCTTGGCATTCGCCTGGCGACGGCGGCGGACGCCGATGCGATCGCAAATCTCAGCCGGGAGCTCTTGGCCTTCTACGGCATCCAAGCGCCGGCGCCGCGATGGGTCATGGCCGAGTCCATCCGCAGCAATGTCTTCAGCCCCGCCAACGGCTCCGGCCCGCCGGCTCCCGGCATCGAGGTCCTGCTCGCCGACCGCGACGGCATCGCCGTCGGCCTCTTGGCCTTCGTGCAGGTGTATTCGGTTGCGGTCTGCCAGGGCACCTTCTTCATCCAGGACATATTCGTCTCCGAGCGCTGGCGCGGCGAGGGCGTGGGACGGCAGATGATGGATGCGCTGGCCAAGCTTGCCGGCGAGCGCGGCGTCGATCAGATCGACTGGACGGCCGATCCCTGGAACGATCGCGCGCGACGCTTCTACGACCGGCTGGGACCGGTGCAGCGGGCCGACAAGGTGTTCTACCGCATGGCCGGGCCGAATTTGCGCTTCTTCACCCGCCGCGTGCGCTAA